Proteins from a single region of Enoplosus armatus isolate fEnoArm2 chromosome 6, fEnoArm2.hap1, whole genome shotgun sequence:
- the ldlrad3 gene encoding low-density lipoprotein receptor class A domain-containing protein 3 — MDGRKQRNRESQLLPGNNFTTECNIPGNFMCGDGKCVPGGWQCDGLPDCFDKSDEKGCPKVKSKCAPTFFACANGVHCIIGRFRCNGFSDCPDGSDEENCTGNPLVCSEARFKCRNGHCVDRSFLCNGQDNCQDNSDEELCLTTAEAPGQDFVTLDYRLRYYPSITYAVIGSAVIFVLVVALLALVLHHQRKRSVLLPRGVRGSSHHHHHHQPLLLSRLVILDRGHVHPGGPGLSPGSPTTAGQYSSTPQALQLLSGTLYPSGLSMDSPPSYSQAVLDVSRPPWFDLPPPPYLSDGELPSEGELPQYEGPQDPLSHPAAQPSAPSTPRTVASGTQPSSSSREESDQL; from the exons AGAGCCAGCTGCTCCCGGGGAATAACTTCACCACAGAGTGCAACATCCCTGGAAACTTCATGTGTGGAGATGGGAAGTGCGTCCCCGGCGGGTGGCAGTGTGACGGATTGCCCGACTGCTTTGACAAGAGCGACGAGAAAGGCTGTC CTAAGGTCAAGTCAAAGTGCGCCCCTACATTCTTCGCCTGCGCTAATGGTGTCCACTGCATCATCGGACGCTTCCGCTGTAACGGCTTCAGTGACTGTCCTGACGGGAGTGACGAGGAGAACTGCA CAGGCAACCCATTGGTGTGCTCGGAGGCTCGCTTCAAGTGTCGGAATGGCCACTGTGTAGACCGCAGCTTCTTGTGTAACGGCCAGGATAACTGTCAGGACAACAGTGACGAGGAGCTCTGCCTAACTACAGCAG AAGCTCCAGGGCAGGACTTCGTGACACTGGACTATCGTCTGCGCTACTACCCCAGCATCACCTACGCCGTCATCGGCAGCGCTGTCATCTTCGTCTTGGTGGTGGCGTTGCTGGCCTTGGTGCTCCATCACCAGAGGAAGCGAAGCGTCCTGCTACCCAGAGGCGTAAGAGGGAGCTcgcatcaccaccaccaccaccagccccTGCTGCTGTCCCGTCTGGTTATATTGGACCGGGGCCACGTCCATCCCGGAGGTCCAGGTCTCTCCCCCGGCTCCCCGACCACAGCGGGCCAGTACAGCTCAACTCCTCAggcactgcagctgctgtccgGGACCCTGTATCCCTCCGGACTCTCCATGGACTCACCTCCGTCATACTCACAAGCTGTTCTGGATGTCAG TCGGCCTCCCTGGTTTgatctccctcctcccccttaCCTCTCAGATGGGGAGCTTCCATCAGAGGGTGAGCTGCCTCAATACGAGGGCCCACAAGACCCTTTGAGCCACCCGGCAGCGCAACCCTCTGCACCCTCCACACCCAGAACTGTGGCCTCAGGCACGCAGCCGAGCTCGAGCTCCAGAGAGGAGTCGGACCAGCTGTAG